The Amycolatopsis coloradensis sequence TGCGGGACCGTAGGCGGATCGATCCGCTGACCGGTGAGGTCCGATCGGCCGCCCCGGCGACCGAGCCCAAGGATGGTCCGAAGCACGCCGCTCCGACCGAGGACCCGGTGGCGCCTGCGGCGCAGACCGAGCCGGAGCCCGCGGTCCACGCGGGCCCCGGCCTCGGGGAGTCCATTGTGGACGACTCCGTGTCGGTGGCCACCGGACTGGAGAAGGAGCTGGCGGAACGCACCGCCGACCTCCAGCGTCTCCAGGCCGAGTACGCCAACTACCGGAAGCGCGTGGACCGCGACCGCGAACAGGTCGTCGCCGGCGCGAAGGCGTCGGTCGTCAACGATCTGCTCCCGCTGCTCGACGACCTCGAGCGCGCGGAGCAGCACGGCGATCTGACGGGCGCCTTCAAGGCGGTCGGCGAGAAGCTGGTCGGGAGTCTGCAGCGGTCGGGCCTCGAGCCGTTCGGTGCCGAGGGCGAGCCCTTCGACCCGAGCGTCCACGAGGCGGTCCAGCACAGCACGTCGCCGGACGTCACCGGGCCGACGGTCACCACGGTCATGCGCCGCGGATACCGCTTCGGCGAACGCGTGCTGCGCGCGGCGCTGGTCGGGGTCACCGACCACGAGCCGGGCGCGGCTCCCGCGCCGTCGGCGCAGGACGCCCCGGTGGACCCGCCCGTCGGCGGCGAGCTGCCGCTCGAGGGCGAACTTTTCGATGAGAACGACCGCTGATCGGCGATACGGCGTGAAAGGAGGAGACGTTCGGTGAGTGCACGGGAATGGATCGGTAAGGACTTCTACCGTGAGCTGGGCGTCTCCTCCGACGCCACCGCGGACGAGATCAAGAAGGCCTACCGCAAGCTGGCCAAGGAGAACCACCCCGACGCCAACGCGGGCAACGCGGAGGCCGAGAAGAAGTTCAAGGCGGTCTCCGAGGCGTACGGCGTTCTTTCCGACGCGTCCAAGCGCAAGGAGTACGACGAGGCTCGGCGCCTCTTCGGCTCCGGCGGTCCCGGCGGCTTCGGCTTCCCGGGGGCCGGCGGCGGTGGCGGCGGCGGTTTCGACGTCGGCGACATCTTCGGCCAGGCGGGTCAGCAGCAGGGCGGCTTCGGCGGTCTCGGCGACATCCTCGGCGGGCTCTTCGGCCGCCGAGGCGCGGCTGCCGGTGCCACCGCGAACCGGCCGCAGCGCGGCGCGGACGTGGAGACCGACGTCCGGATCGATTTCGCCGAGGCGGTCAAGGGCGCGACCCTGCCGCTGCGGCTGTCGAGCCCGGCGACCTGTTCCACCTGCGGCGGCAACGGCGCGAAGCCGGGGACTTCCCCGAGGACGTGCGCGACCTGCCAGGGCAGCGGGCTGGTCAGCCGGAGCCAGGGCGCGTTCGCGTTCTCGGAGCCGTGCCGTGACTGCCGTGGCCGCGGCACGATCATCGACGACCCCTGCCCGGAATGCGCGGGCGAGGGCATCAGCACCCGCACCCGCACGCTGACCGTGCGGATCCCGCCGGGCGTCGCCGACGACCAGCGGATCCGGCTGGCAGGCCAGGGTGAACCGGGCCGTGGCGGCGCGCAGCCGGGCGATCTGTACGTCCGCGTGCACGTCGCTCCGCACGCGGTGTTCGGGCGCAAGGACCTCGACCTGACGATCACCGTGCCGGTCTCCTTCACGGAGCTGGCCCTCGGTGGCACGATCACCGTGCCGACGCTTGAGGGCAAGGTCTCGCTGAAGGTGCCGCAGGGCACAGCGAGCGGTCGCGTGCTCCGGGTGCGTGGCAAGGGAATCGCGAAACGCGACGGCTCGCAGGGCGATCTGCTGGTCACCCTGCAGGCGGCCATCCCGGCCAAAGTGGACGACAAGGCTCGTGAAGCGCTGGAGGCCTACGCGGAGGCCATGGCCGATCACGATCCGCGACCGGAGATCACCGAACTTCTCGAAGGCAGGTGAGCACGATGTTCGGCGGGCTGCCGCACGGTGCGGACGAGGACACCCCGGTGTTCGTCATTTCGGTGGCGGCGCAGCTTTCCGGCCTGCACGCGCAGACCCTGCGGTCCTACGACCGCCAGGGTCTCGTGTCGCCGGGCCGGACCTCCGGCGGTGGACGGCGTTACTCGATGCGGGACATCGCGTTGCTGCGCGAAGTGCAGCGACTGTCCCAAGAGGACGGTGTCAACCTCGCGGGCATCAAGCGGATCATCGAGCTGGAGAACCAGGTCGACGCGCTCCGCGCGCGAATCGCCGAACTGACCGAAGAGCTCACGGCGGCGTACGTCGCCGCCGAACAGACGGCCGCGGCCGTGCACGCCTCCTACCGCAAGGATCTCGTTCCCTTGCGGCAGCAGACGGCGCTCGTGGTCTGGAAGCCCAGAAAACGCAATTAGTCCTCTGAATGCTCCGGGTCACCTTTGAGGTACCTGCTGCATGGGGTCCGGAACGCCACCGCGGCAGCACCTTGCCAAGTACATGAAGGCCCCCTTCCTCGCGCCTAGGTGCAGGAAGGGGGCCTTCATGTACTTCTCCGCAAGGCGGAGGTGGCGGAGCCTGAGCCCAGCGCGACGCGGTCGCCTTACCCCGCATTCAGAGGACTGAATGGCGTTATTGGCCGGGCACCAGGGTCCGGATCTGCTGGACCTCGCCGGTGCGCGAGTCCATGATCCGCTGGGCCAGCGCTTTCGCCTCCGGGTTCTTGCCGTCCTTCAGCTCGGTCCTCGCCAGGGCGACCCCGTTGTGCTGGTGCGCGACGAAGATGTCGGCGAAGTCGAGGCCGAACTCCGCACCATCCTTTTTGGACAGTGCTTCGAGGAGGCCCTTGTCGGTGAGTCCGTCGCCACCGTGATGGTGGTGCGCGTGCGGATCCGCCGAACCCGTCTCGGGTTTGCCCCAGGCCTTCAGCCAGTTCCGCATGTCGGTGGTCTCGGTCTGCTGCGTCGCCTCGATGGCGGCCGCGAGATTCGTCAGCTCCTGCTTCTGCCCCTGCTTGGCCTTCACCAGTTTGACGATCTCCACGCCCTGGTTGTTGTGGGCGATCATCATCTGCAGGAACATCACGTCGGCGTCGTTGTACTCCGCGGACGCCCCCGCCGACTGGGGGACCGGGGAGATCGGGGCGCCGGCGTTGGGCGGTGAGCCGTCGCCGGCCCCGCAGCCCGCGAGGGCCACGAGACCGGCGACGAGAACGAGGGCCAGCTTCACTGCCGTGTCCACAGCGCGGGCGTGTTCGGCGGCTCCCAGCCTTGGATCGCCGTATGTGCCATCTGGCACCGGTAAGTGACGCCGCCGTAGGTCACCGTGTTGCCGACCGCGTAGGACGTCCCGGCCGCCCAGGTGCCGCCGGTGGGCGGGTTGGTGGTGCTGGTCGGCGGGTTCGACGTCGTGGGCGGGTTGCTGGTGGTCGGCGGGTTGCTCGTCGTGGGCGGGTTGCCGCCGCCGATCTGCAGGTCGATGCAGCTGTAGAAGGCCA is a genomic window containing:
- a CDS encoding DUF305 domain-containing protein gives rise to the protein MDTAVKLALVLVAGLVALAGCGAGDGSPPNAGAPISPVPQSAGASAEYNDADVMFLQMMIAHNNQGVEIVKLVKAKQGQKQELTNLAAAIEATQQTETTDMRNWLKAWGKPETGSADPHAHHHHGGDGLTDKGLLEALSKKDGAEFGLDFADIFVAHQHNGVALARTELKDGKNPEAKALAQRIMDSRTGEVQQIRTLVPGQ
- the dnaJ gene encoding molecular chaperone DnaJ: MSAREWIGKDFYRELGVSSDATADEIKKAYRKLAKENHPDANAGNAEAEKKFKAVSEAYGVLSDASKRKEYDEARRLFGSGGPGGFGFPGAGGGGGGGFDVGDIFGQAGQQQGGFGGLGDILGGLFGRRGAAAGATANRPQRGADVETDVRIDFAEAVKGATLPLRLSSPATCSTCGGNGAKPGTSPRTCATCQGSGLVSRSQGAFAFSEPCRDCRGRGTIIDDPCPECAGEGISTRTRTLTVRIPPGVADDQRIRLAGQGEPGRGGAQPGDLYVRVHVAPHAVFGRKDLDLTITVPVSFTELALGGTITVPTLEGKVSLKVPQGTASGRVLRVRGKGIAKRDGSQGDLLVTLQAAIPAKVDDKAREALEAYAEAMADHDPRPEITELLEGR
- the grpE gene encoding nucleotide exchange factor GrpE codes for the protein MTGRYDETEGRGPDEPVVVRDRRRIDPLTGEVRSAAPATEPKDGPKHAAPTEDPVAPAAQTEPEPAVHAGPGLGESIVDDSVSVATGLEKELAERTADLQRLQAEYANYRKRVDRDREQVVAGAKASVVNDLLPLLDDLERAEQHGDLTGAFKAVGEKLVGSLQRSGLEPFGAEGEPFDPSVHEAVQHSTSPDVTGPTVTTVMRRGYRFGERVLRAALVGVTDHEPGAAPAPSAQDAPVDPPVGGELPLEGELFDENDR
- a CDS encoding heat shock protein transcriptional repressor HspR, whose translation is MFGGLPHGADEDTPVFVISVAAQLSGLHAQTLRSYDRQGLVSPGRTSGGGRRYSMRDIALLREVQRLSQEDGVNLAGIKRIIELENQVDALRARIAELTEELTAAYVAAEQTAAAVHASYRKDLVPLRQQTALVVWKPRKRN